One stretch of Dokdonia sp. Hel_I_53 DNA includes these proteins:
- a CDS encoding M20/M25/M40 family metallo-hydrolase gives MNKSILRAITLVFLVANLAFAKAQTQSDSITLRKIYTASLSDGNSYQWLDHLSNQIGSRLSGSHGAEVAVRWTKEELEKVGLDNVWLQPVMVPKWVRGAPERAYIEGDNAQITEVPICALGGSVRTKTTGLKANVVEVQGIEELKDLGREAIKGKIVFFNRPMAEELIRTFQAYGGCVDQRYAGAMEAGKLGAVGVIVRSVTHSLDDLPHTGSMSYGDLPVSKRIPAAAISTKGAELLSTSLKLNPNTRFFYKMSCENKGEVESHNVIGEITGTTFPNEYMVIGGHLDSWDLGDGSHDDGAGVVQSMEVLRLMKAIDYRPKHSIRVVLFMNEENGLRGGRKYAAEAKRNKENHIFALESDSGGFTPRGFSFDSDEANFKQVESWKSLFEPYLIHDFTQGGSGADIGPLKDTNDGIVLAGLRPDSQRYFDHHHAANDTFDAVNKRELELGAATMTSLVYLMDNYIEKTVISSNTKLKD, from the coding sequence ATGAATAAATCTATTCTTAGAGCAATTACGTTAGTTTTTTTAGTAGCTAACTTAGCTTTCGCGAAAGCGCAAACGCAATCAGATTCCATAACATTAAGAAAAATATATACTGCATCCTTATCAGACGGAAACAGTTATCAATGGTTAGACCACTTATCTAATCAAATAGGATCTAGGTTAAGCGGAAGCCATGGTGCCGAAGTAGCAGTACGATGGACTAAAGAAGAATTAGAAAAAGTAGGTTTAGACAACGTATGGTTGCAACCTGTAATGGTACCCAAATGGGTGCGCGGTGCACCAGAGCGAGCTTATATTGAGGGTGATAATGCTCAAATCACAGAGGTGCCTATCTGTGCATTGGGTGGTTCTGTGCGCACAAAGACTACAGGACTAAAGGCAAATGTTGTAGAAGTTCAAGGTATTGAAGAGTTAAAAGACTTAGGTAGAGAAGCTATAAAAGGAAAAATCGTTTTCTTTAATCGGCCTATGGCTGAGGAGTTGATACGTACGTTTCAAGCTTATGGAGGTTGTGTAGATCAACGGTATGCTGGTGCTATGGAAGCTGGAAAATTAGGTGCAGTAGGAGTGATTGTACGATCTGTAACCCATAGCCTTGATGATTTACCTCATACAGGATCGATGTCTTATGGTGACTTACCAGTTTCTAAAAGAATACCTGCCGCTGCTATAAGTACTAAGGGAGCCGAGCTATTAAGTACTTCTTTAAAATTAAATCCAAATACTCGATTTTTTTATAAAATGTCTTGCGAAAATAAAGGCGAGGTAGAATCTCATAATGTAATAGGGGAAATTACTGGTACTACATTCCCAAATGAATATATGGTGATAGGAGGGCATTTAGATTCTTGGGATCTTGGCGATGGTTCTCATGACGATGGAGCTGGTGTGGTCCAAAGCATGGAGGTATTGCGACTTATGAAAGCCATTGATTATAGGCCTAAGCATAGCATACGAGTAGTTCTTTTTATGAACGAAGAAAATGGTTTGCGTGGAGGTAGAAAATACGCTGCAGAAGCAAAGCGAAATAAAGAGAACCACATTTTTGCATTAGAAAGTGATTCTGGTGGATTTACACCAAGAGGATTTTCTTTTGATAGTGATGAGGCTAATTTTAAACAAGTTGAAAGTTGGAAATCACTGTTTGAACCTTATCTAATTCATGACTTTACCCAAGGAGGAAGTGGAGCAGATATTGGACCTTTAAAAGACACCAATGATGGAATTGTTTTGGCTGGCTTAAGACCAGATTCACAACGGTATTTTGATCATCACCATGCTGCAAATGACACTTTTGATGCAGTTAATAAGCGTGAACTTGAGTTAGGAGCGGCCACCATGACGAGTCTTGTGTACTTAATGGATAACTATATTGAGAAGACTGTAATTTCTTCTAATACGAAATTAAAAGACTAA
- a CDS encoding PPK2 family polyphosphate kinase: protein MKDLKPETFEVKSEITLSNLETTLYADQNEKELEKKLKKVRKKLGKLQDTLYAHDSYSVLICLQGMDTSGKDSLIREVFKDFNVRGVEVTSFKVPTELELSHDYLWRHYIALPQRGKFGVHNRTHYENVLVTRVHPEYILNENLPGVTSVQDIDDQFWDARFEQIKNFEKHLAQNGTIIYKFFLHLSKEEQKNRLLRRLDKQEKNWKFSAGDLKERKLWDEYQDYYQDAINRTSTEKAPWYIIPADNKPAARLAVATILLETLKMYSDIQEPELDEKTKENISEYKAQLENE, encoded by the coding sequence ATGAAAGATCTAAAACCAGAAACATTTGAGGTAAAAAGTGAGATCACTTTATCAAATTTAGAGACGACACTTTATGCAGACCAAAATGAAAAGGAATTAGAAAAAAAATTAAAGAAGGTTCGTAAAAAATTAGGAAAGCTCCAGGACACCTTATATGCGCACGATTCATACAGTGTCCTGATTTGTTTACAAGGAATGGACACTTCTGGTAAAGATAGTTTAATACGTGAAGTCTTCAAAGATTTCAACGTTCGTGGGGTGGAAGTCACTAGTTTCAAAGTGCCTACAGAGCTTGAGTTGAGTCATGATTATCTTTGGAGGCATTACATAGCATTACCGCAAAGGGGTAAATTTGGAGTACATAACCGCACACATTACGAGAACGTACTTGTTACTAGAGTTCATCCAGAATATATATTGAATGAGAATTTACCAGGTGTAACTTCCGTACAGGATATTGATGATCAATTTTGGGATGCTCGTTTTGAGCAAATCAAGAATTTTGAAAAGCACCTTGCGCAAAATGGAACTATCATTTATAAATTCTTTTTACACCTTTCAAAAGAAGAACAAAAAAATAGATTATTACGTCGTCTCGATAAGCAAGAAAAAAACTGGAAATTTTCTGCAGGAGATTTAAAAGAGCGCAAATTGTGGGATGAGTATCAAGATTATTACCAAGATGCCATTAATCGCACATCTACAGAAAAAGCACCATGGTACATTATACCTGCAGATAATAAACCAGCAGCACGTCTTGCGGTTGCCACCATACTTTTGGAAACACTCAAAATGTATTCAGATATTCAAGAGCCAGAATTGGATGAGAAAACAAAGGAAAATATTTCCGAATATAAAGCACAACTAGAAAATGAATAA
- a CDS encoding sigma-54-dependent transcriptional regulator, which yields MAKILLIEDEAAIRRVLTKILSEESKEYEVEEAADGLEGINKIREGDYDLVLCDIKMPKMDGVEVLEAARKFKPETPVVMISGHGDLDTAVNTMRLGAFDYISKPPDLNRLLNTVRNALDKKTLVVENIQLKKKVSKKYEMVGNSPEIGQIKEMIEKVAPTDARVLITGPNGTGKELVAHWLHEKSERSKGALIEVNCAAIPSELIESELFGHVKGAFTSANKDRAGKFEAANGGTIFLDEIGDMSLSAQAKVLRALQESRVQRVGSDKDIKVDVRVVAATNKNLKEEISEGRFREDLYHRLAVILIKVPALNDRRDDVPILIKHFAKKISEEQGTAQKKFSEKAIDLLKAYDWTGNIRELRNVVERLIILSGPEVSEADVKLFASK from the coding sequence ATGGCAAAAATATTACTGATAGAAGACGAAGCGGCAATACGAAGAGTACTTACAAAAATCCTATCTGAGGAAAGTAAAGAATATGAAGTAGAGGAAGCAGCAGATGGACTTGAGGGTATTAATAAAATAAGAGAAGGTGACTACGATCTTGTTCTTTGTGATATAAAAATGCCTAAAATGGATGGTGTGGAAGTATTAGAAGCGGCCAGAAAATTTAAACCAGAAACACCAGTAGTCATGATATCAGGACATGGTGATTTAGACACGGCAGTAAATACAATGAGGCTAGGAGCCTTTGATTATATTTCTAAGCCACCAGATTTAAATAGATTATTAAATACGGTGCGCAATGCACTGGATAAAAAGACACTAGTTGTTGAAAACATCCAGCTCAAGAAGAAAGTAAGCAAGAAGTACGAGATGGTAGGTAACAGTCCCGAGATAGGACAAATTAAGGAGATGATTGAAAAAGTAGCTCCTACAGATGCTCGTGTATTAATTACCGGTCCTAATGGTACAGGTAAAGAGCTAGTTGCTCACTGGCTTCATGAGAAAAGTGAACGGTCTAAGGGAGCTCTTATAGAAGTAAACTGTGCCGCGATTCCTTCAGAGCTTATTGAAAGTGAATTGTTTGGTCATGTAAAGGGTGCCTTTACAAGCGCAAATAAAGATAGAGCTGGTAAATTTGAAGCAGCAAATGGGGGAACCATATTTCTTGATGAAATAGGAGATATGAGTCTATCTGCACAAGCAAAGGTGTTGCGTGCTTTACAAGAAAGTAGAGTGCAAAGGGTAGGAAGCGATAAGGACATAAAGGTGGATGTGCGTGTAGTAGCAGCCACTAATAAAAATCTTAAAGAAGAAATATCCGAAGGAAGATTTAGAGAGGACCTATATCACAGACTTGCAGTCATATTAATAAAAGTGCCTGCCCTTAATGATAGAAGAGATGATGTACCTATACTCATAAAACACTTTGCAAAAAAGATTTCTGAGGAGCAAGGAACAGCTCAAAAGAAATTTTCTGAAAAGGCTATTGATTTACTTAAAGCTTATGATTGGACAGGTAATATCCGTGAATTGCGCAATGTTGTAGAGCGTCTTATTATATTAAGTGGTCCAGAAGTCTCAGAAGCAGATGTAAAACTTTTTGCCAGTAAATAA
- a CDS encoding DUF6268 family outer membrane beta-barrel protein, whose product MTKYFIIMICLVSFTRATAQLTDLARVEYTYFPQSDSDNSFRRFRTFVNAPFKVSEDAYLVPGFEYRNVNLKFNDETPFSRSDLTRFQSFSLSLGYTFKLNEKWRFGARAAGILTSNFSNDSFTNDDLIYTGAVYFINDKTDEGLSKPWRLILGGRYDTESGRPFPLPFVNYYREFHPDWSFTLGVPKSNIKRYFGAEQKHIFQAFVTLDGFYANIQNNVAVVTDTDEINTGESISMTILLGGMGYEYCFTDNLVLYIYAGHTILNDIRLRNRDQDDVFTINDQNSFYGRTGLKFKI is encoded by the coding sequence ATGACTAAATATTTTATCATTATGATATGCCTTGTATCTTTTACAAGGGCAACTGCACAACTTACAGATTTAGCAAGAGTAGAGTACACCTATTTTCCACAATCTGATTCTGATAATTCATTCAGGAGATTTAGAACATTTGTGAATGCACCTTTCAAAGTATCTGAAGACGCATATTTAGTACCAGGATTTGAATACCGTAATGTAAATCTTAAATTTAATGACGAAACGCCTTTTAGCAGATCTGATTTAACACGTTTTCAGTCATTTTCTTTGTCTTTGGGATATACCTTTAAGCTTAATGAAAAATGGAGGTTTGGTGCAAGAGCCGCTGGGATCCTGACCTCAAATTTTAGTAATGATAGTTTTACGAATGATGATTTAATTTATACTGGAGCAGTTTATTTTATAAATGATAAGACAGACGAAGGACTAAGCAAACCGTGGCGATTAATTCTGGGAGGACGCTACGATACAGAGTCTGGAAGACCGTTTCCACTACCTTTTGTAAATTACTATCGGGAGTTTCATCCAGATTGGTCTTTTACACTTGGAGTTCCAAAATCAAATATTAAACGTTATTTTGGAGCAGAGCAAAAGCATATTTTTCAAGCTTTTGTGACATTAGACGGGTTTTATGCAAACATTCAGAATAATGTTGCTGTTGTAACAGATACTGATGAAATAAACACAGGCGAAAGTATCTCAATGACTATTTTATTAGGGGGCATGGGATATGAGTATTGTTTTACAGATAATTTAGTTTTGTATATATATGCTGGACACACCATTCTTAATGATATTCGTTTAAGAAATAGGGATCAAGATGATGTATTTACAATTAACGATCAAAATAGCTTTTACGGTCGCACTGGACTAAAATTTAAAATATAA
- a CDS encoding mechanosensitive ion channel family protein, translated as MVKILALFFFLQEEAVDKVKEVIEEDIWGNIEKFLAYKIGFGDNDNGISFTVGHIILVIVAFILTSVILKWVRVLLTRKMEGDDKLKFVSVFKFIKYIVYIVVILATMSASGINITVLLTASAALFVGLGLALQEIFQDVIGGILIMVDKSLTAGDIIEMDGRVGRVFEIKLRTTRALTRDDKVIIIPNHKFITDTIYNYTQNHKTTRELVKVGVAYGSDTRKVEKILLKCVDDHKEILKHPKPFVLFENFGDSSLDFGVYFFVRDSFVDPRIKSSIRFAIDDRFRESGITIPFPQRDVHVFNPTQTHFSIPKKGNNPNTELAND; from the coding sequence AGGATATATGGGGTAATATTGAAAAATTCCTCGCCTATAAAATAGGTTTTGGTGATAATGATAATGGTATAAGTTTTACCGTTGGTCATATTATCTTAGTCATTGTCGCATTTATTCTTACGAGCGTTATTCTAAAGTGGGTACGTGTACTACTCACTAGAAAGATGGAGGGGGATGACAAACTCAAATTTGTAAGCGTATTTAAGTTTATAAAGTATATCGTTTACATTGTTGTCATACTAGCTACAATGAGTGCATCTGGTATTAATATTACAGTATTACTTACAGCTTCTGCAGCACTCTTCGTAGGTTTAGGGCTTGCTTTGCAAGAAATCTTTCAAGATGTAATAGGAGGCATATTAATCATGGTAGATAAATCTCTCACAGCAGGTGATATTATCGAAATGGATGGAAGAGTAGGGCGAGTTTTTGAAATCAAATTAAGAACAACAAGAGCGCTTACTAGAGATGATAAAGTGATCATTATCCCTAATCATAAATTTATAACAGATACCATCTATAACTACACACAGAATCACAAAACGACTCGAGAGTTGGTTAAAGTGGGCGTCGCTTACGGAAGTGATACTCGAAAGGTGGAAAAAATTCTTCTAAAATGTGTGGATGATCACAAAGAGATCCTTAAGCATCCAAAACCGTTTGTACTCTTTGAAAATTTTGGAGACTCTTCGTTAGATTTTGGAGTTTATTTTTTTGTAAGAGATAGTTTTGTTGATCCTCGTATAAAAAGTTCCATACGATTTGCGATAGACGACCGCTTTCGCGAAAGCGGAATTACCATTCCTTTTCCGCAGAGAGATGTACACGTGTTTAATCCAACACAAACGCACTTTTCTATTCCTAAAAAAGGTAATAACCCAAATACTGAGCTAGCAAATGACTAA